A window of Prionailurus bengalensis isolate Pbe53 chromosome E1, Fcat_Pben_1.1_paternal_pri, whole genome shotgun sequence genomic DNA:
CAACCAGGCTTCCCGAGCCATCTGGTCTGTTGTGGCAGCCTCCCCCAAAGCTTCCCTTACCCCCCACAGGAGGACTGGGTCAGTCACCCACAGTATGGGTGGTGGAGGAACCAAGTCAGAGTTCCTGGAAAGCATTGAGTGGCCAGTGTGGTGTCGGGGGAGAATGCGCTCCCAGGGCTGGCCCCAGGGCCTAAGACTGGGTCACAAACGGGTCTGGGATTGACTCAGCACTCAGGTATCTGGGTAGGAACCTGAACGTGACTGAATTTCTCTTTCCTGCTGGAGgtggctctgtgctgcagctcctCTGTCCAGCCCTGGTGCCCCAGCCGTGGCGGGGCAGAGGGGACATGTCTGCAGGTTCCATACCCACATGGTTCTCGTTGCAGACAGTGGAGCATGGCTTCCCACACCAGCCCAGCGCCCTTGGCTACAGCCCGTCTCTGCGCATCCTGGCCATTGGCACCCGCTCCGGAGCCGTCAAGCTGTATCCTTTCTGTCCTCCCAGCTcccactgggggaggggccctggcGTTGGTGGGATTCAAACAAAAGTCAGTTGTAGATGACCCCTCCTGGTACTGGGATGTTCCCTCTTGGGGAACCCTCTTGCGTAGCCTCTTGGGAGTCAGCCCCAAATGCCGGAGGTGGagtcaagttttttgttttgttttcctttctcccactTAGTAGACCTGGGGTAGCAGGCCCAGGGTGCTGTCCAAACCAGGGTGTCCTTGGATTTGAAGAGCAGTGCTAAGCCTTCCAGATTCTCCCCAACCGTGCATACCTGCCATGTACACACAGGCACATCAGAGAGTAGAACTGACTCCTGGTTGGCAGAACATTGGTCTGAAAGGGCCACATTTTATCCAAAGCATTGGTTCTGGGCTGCGGGGGCCTCTGCGTTTCAGAGGCAAGCCCGAGGGTTCCAGGATGATGAAGAATCACCGCTTGGGTCCTCTGGCCTGGACTACGAGTCTGGGAACTTCCCCAGCCCCAAATCCCCACTGAGTCCCTAGAGTTGAGCCAGTTGGGACGTGGGAGTACTGGGAGATGGGGAACCACCCATGGGGAGCCTGGCTGGAGCCTCCAGTGAGGCTGCGGCTCCCTCCTGTTCCTCTTatgcagcaggggcaggggaggcagggacaCCTCTAGCGGGCTGGCCTAGGCTGGAGGTGGCGGATAGCACTCCCTCAGCTGGTTAATCATTGCCAGGCTACAGCCACATCCTGGTTACCAATCCCTGGTGGCCACAGCTGCTGGGGTGGACCCATGGGGGTGCCCTGTCTTTTTCTCAGGTGCCACCTTGTGGTAGCTGATGGGTTTGTTGCAGctcaggtggggggggggctgggcacTGTAGGAAGCAGCCCAACAGTTACCGGGATAAATCTTCATCATCCTAGGGTGTCTGCccgctcctccccccacccccccacacacacctgcctGGCTGGAAAAGTTCTCCCTGGTTGGAGCTGGCTCCACCTCGGGGTGACATCACCGCTGGCCAAGGGTCCTTGGGCCAGGGCCACTGCCGTCTCCTCCCGACCCAAGGCCCCGGTCGCTGCCGTCTGGGAGGAGGGCAAGCCCTTCTGTGATGCTGAGGTATTTACACTCCTTGCCACGTGGGCCCAGAGGTCCTGGCCCTTGGGCGGGAAGGGGTGGTGTCCTGCCTTCTGGAGCTTTTCCTGAGCCTGCCACTTGTAGCTATGGTGCCCCAGGGGTGGAGTTCATGGGTTTGCACCGGGAGAACAACGCTGTGGTGCAGATCTACTTCCTACCTGGCCAGGTGAGGGGGCCCTGCGCATCCTCCTACTCTCACATCacctggaaggggtggggagaggcaggcgTTTAGTAGTCCTGGGTTTGGTTCTGATAGGAGGGCCTGggaccacctccctccccccagctgcGGTTCACAGACCACCCTAAGAGCAGCCAGGGGGCTTTTGGTTCTGGGGTTCCCTGAATCAACTGGCGCGGGGTGGGCCACCCCAGTGTGAAGGGCCCCAGTGAATGCTGGCCCTCCCTGGTTAGCGACACCACACACTCCTGgttcctgtccccttccctccctaGTGCCAGCTGGTCACCCTGCTGGACGACAACAGCCTCCACCTGTGGAGCCTGAAGGTCAGAGGAGGGGTGTCAGAGCTACAGGAAGATGAGAGTTTCACGCTGCGTGGCCCCCCAGGGTAAGGACCTGGTACCCGTCTTCTCCCGGCCAGCCTGACCGGCGCACCCAACTCCTGGGTGGAATCACCCTGTGAAGGTCCTGTGGAGCCCTTGGTGGTCCTGGCAGTTGTTTGAGCCAACACATCCCCACATGCGGGTGCTCTGGAGGAGCAGGGCCCTCCACGCCTACGCCGTCTGCACAGGAGGCTCTGGGAGTTTTTTCTGCCTCCTAGCCCAAGCTCTCTACCATCTGTCTTCTGTCTTGGCAGGAGACACTCAAAATGTTTGTCCTGGCCCAAGACACCATCAGACCCCGTTAAAGGACCTCACAGGCCCGCTTTCCCCAGCCACGGCCTTTCCCAGGACTGCTGAGGGCAGCCGGGAGTCGGGGATCCTAACCCCAGGGTCTCCCCTGCCTGAGTGGCAGCCAGCTCACAGGCAGCCATTCTCGTCCTCAGGGCTGCCCCCAGTGCCACACAGATCACTGTGGTCCTGCCTCATTCCTCCCGCGAGCTCCTCTACCTGGGCACCGAGAGTGGCACCGTGTTTGCGGTGCAGCTGCCGGCCTTCCGCACACTGGGGGACAGGACCATCGGCTCGGACGCTGTGCTGCAGGGGTGAGCTGGACACCTTTTGCCATTAGGAAGCTGTTCCCTCCAACTGAGCGTGGCCTTCTCCCTTGAGTCCCAGTAGTGTCTCGGGAGCTCATAATTTCTCTCCTGGGAAGTCTacggggaggggagaagagactCTCAGCCCCCAACCTGTCCCTTAACTTGAGACTCTCGCCCCATAATGTGTTAGCACCATAGCACTCTGCGGAGTCTTGGGGGTAACCTGTCATTTCATTTAAAGGTGAGGAAAATGATGCTCAAAATGATTTTGTAATGTCACCAAGTCTCAGTCCGGCAGTCTTCACGCTGATCATGTGAATTTCAAAACCCCAGGGGCTCCgcaggggggcaggtggggcccAAACCTCGTGTTGCCACGTCAGGTGGGGCAACTCCTGGTGAGATTTATGTTTTGGCGTCCGTGCTAAGTTTTCGTTTGCATGCAGGCCCCATGGCCAAAGCTCTTGGACAGCCATAAGCCTGTAGGTTTCTTCTGATCACTCTGGAGGCTTTACTCCATGACGATGATGATGTCGGcaacagagagggagtcagatcAGGTCTGGGTGTGGAGAGAGAGTGCCAGGGTCCAAAGGAGGAGGAGACGAAGCACTGGCAGTGGTGGAATGTTTTGCCATTTCACGGGACAGAGAGGAGGCCGGGGTCCTGGGATGTGGAGCTGCTTCAGGCTCAAGCGAGCAGGACCCTGGTCCCGAAAGGACTGGCCTTCCAACGTGCTCACATCGCTCAGGGCCCACTGTCCAAGGAAGAGTGTCGCTGGGTTTGGGAGGATTCCTACTTGGGGCTGGCTCCGCCTGAGCCCAAACGTCTGTCTTTGCCACCCGGCAGGGTAGCGTCAGGGCAGCACGACCACGGTCAGAGCAGGACTGTTTGCGGGTCAGCAGGCATGGAGGCTTCTCAGCCTGGGCGCCCCGTCTGTGGCCAGGACGGCAGGAGGACCTGTTCCTCACGTGTGGCCCTGCCGGCACCCACCTGACTCTGTGCTGGTGGGAGTCTAGTTGCGGGGGGCCTCCCCCAGCCTGAGTGCCCCGGGAAGCCCCTCCTACCAGTGTAAATCCTGTTCTAAATGAAAAGAGGTTTGGCTTGGGTTGGCAGAGAGGGGTCCAGGTGTCTGTGtttcctgctctccctctttGGTGTGGGTTCTTGGTCCGTTGCCTGCCACCTCGTGGTCTTCTGTTGGCTTCAGCACCTCCAGACTTCACGTCAGCATTCCGGgcccagagaaggaggagggggacagggcTCAAGGCCAGACCAACCTAATGTAGGGAGttttattttgtgggttttaaaaactgtttcctTATGAAATACCACTTCTGCAGAAATGCACTAAGTATGAATGTGCGGTTTAATGGATTCTTGTAAAGTGAGCGTCCCTGCAGCCACCCCCTGgacaaagaaatagaactttgccagcctcccaggagcccccgcTGTCCTTCCCGGTCACGAGTCCCTCCTTCCCCCGAGGTAGCCACCGCATCAACTCTTCTGGAAGCCACTGCCTTGCCTTTCTTCGTAGTAGTGTAACCGCCTGCGTTTGTGGATGGATATACAGGATATATAGGTTTCTATATATCCTTGTCCTCTTGTGcgcatggcttctctctccctgcgATCTTCCCACGCTGGCACTTGCACGCCATGAGCAACTGTGCCACATGCTCCGTCCTGCCCTGTTGGTGGCAGCAGCGTGGGCTCACAGTGCTTCCCTCGGCCAGGTTGCCCGAGGACGCCCGCCACCGGCGGGTGTTCGAGATGGTGGAAGCTCTGCAGGAGCACCCCCGCGACCCCAACCAGGTCCTCATCGGCTACAGCCGCGGCCTCATCGTTGTCTGGGACCTGCGGGGCAGCTGCGTGCTTGGCCATTTCCTCAGCAGCCAGGTAGGCGGCGCCTGGGATGGTGGCAGGTGCCGCGTGGCGCTCTCAGGCCCCCGAATCACCTAAAGCCCTTGTGCTGAGACCTGCGGGCACAGGACCACCACCCTGACCCCAGCCTGCGcgctttccctctcttcctctgcagcAACTGGAGAACGTCTGCTGGCAGCGGGACGGCCACCTGATTGTCAGCTGCCATTCTGACGGCAGCTATTGCCAGTGGCCTGTGTCCAGCGACACCCAGCACTCGGAGCCCCTGCGCAACTGTGTGCCTTACGGTCAGTGCTCCGTCCACCTAAtggggcctggccctgccctgtaAACTTGCAAAGCAGTGTCCTCTGTTCCCAGTCTGTCTTCCCCACATTCGGGTGTAGGTGCCCAACTCCTAGAAGCaaaactggggcccagagaagtgaaggcTCTGTCCAAAATTGTGCAGCAGATTTTCAGATGCCCGTCATGGCTTTCTCGAGGGACTGCTCAGAGCAAGACTCCTATGCAATCTGCTGCATGGGTATGGGCATGAAGGGTCTGGGCCCTATGGACATAGGGGTGGAGGGCCCATTCAAGCTGGTTCCTTGTCTTGTAGGTCCTTTTCCTTGCAAAGCTATTACCAAAATCTTCTGGCTGATCACCAAGCAGGGGTAGGTATCAGTGCTCTGTCCTCCCTTTCAGCAGCCTTCCGAGGGGCTACTCTGGCCTCTGCTTGTGGGAGGCGGTGCCTAGGGAGTGCCTTGGGGGTCCCACATCAGTGTCTCAGATGccagcaaagggagagagggctATTCATTCGTACCTCTCATGGCTAATTCCTGAGCAAACGTTTCTGAtctttccctccaccctcccGGAAAGATGATTCAGATCAGCCGTTTTCAGACTCTGTTTCAGCAGGAGACCTGTTTCTTCAGAGACCTACAGGGAAACCTGACGCATAAACAGGAGtagggtgggctgggggtggaaCCCGGGGTAAAGCAGGAGTGGCTACAGAGGCTCAGGAACCCCAGCCTGGgtgcccccacctcacccccaagTTCTCCTGGGTTATTGCAGTCAGGAAGAGAGGGCGGTCCACCCCACCCCTTCTGGGGACCTTGAATGAGCACTTACTTTGAGACTGGGCTCCCTCCCTGATCCTGCCACTCTGATCCCTGGAAAgtctaagctgtcagctcagCCTGTGGCTGAGGTACTGTTGGGAGCCCCAGCCCACCCCACGGCTCTTCTGTGCCCGCCAGGTTGCCTTTCACCATCTTCCAGGGGGGCATGCCGCGGGCCAGCTATGGGGACCGCCACTGCATCTCGGTGGTCCACGACGGCCAACAGACAGCCTTCGACTTCACCTCCCGTGTCATTGACTTTACTGTCCTTGCTGAGGCAGACCCTGCTTCAGGTAGGTGGGCTTGggaagtgggtgaggggatgCGGCCTGTCCATTTCCAAACGCACCACTACCTGAGCCCCTCAGCCCCCCTGCACCCCTCTCAgtgcctttcccttcccctgcttgtggcTTCATCCTTGCTGGCCACACCTCCCACCTGCTCTGAACCCTCTTCACCCTTGCTCGGCTCTGATGGGACTGAGCCCAAGGCAGGCAGATCTAGGCTGTGGGGCTTAACAGCTACCTAGCTGAGGCAAAGAGGTCCTGGCTTAGACACGCGAAGCCCTCCCATTGTGGGGTGGGGCAAGTGGTGCCGTGTGGGGCCTCCTGGAGCTGGGCCAAGACAGCAAAGCCCTGAGTCAGCCTCGTAAATTGGTGACAGGCAAGACCAGAAAGGGCGATGTCGAAACCTGGAGCGGAGGCCTGGCGGGAGATTCCCAGGAGGGCGGGCCTCTCCTCCAGGTGAGTCCAGCCTCACGAGGCCAAGGCCTCCAGGTGAGGGGCTCGGGCCTGCTCCGGACACCCCGGGCTGTATTCCTGTGCATCCTCAGCACCACAAGACCACTtgctttccctcctttctcagcCTCTTCCCTCCTCACGCCCGATGCAGGATgccggcgggggggcgggggggggggtgtcggtcgattctttaggattttctacagaGATGGTCACGTtctctgtgaacaaagacagcgttacttcttcctttctgacctgtgtcccttttattttcttctcttgtctcCCTGCAGTAGCTAGGACCTGTAaacaagcagagagagggggcatctGCCAAATTCCTGATCTTAGCAGGAAAGCTTCATGTTTCGCATTATTATAGTCACATGAGCTGTAGCTTTTTTGTGGATGATCTTTaccaagttgaggaagttcccctctcttcctacttagattttttatcataaatgggtgtTAGATTTGTCAGATATTTTTCCTGCGTGGATCAATATGATCACATGTTTTACTTTAGCCTATTGATGTGATGGGTTCCGTTAACTCATTTTCATGTGTTGACACAATCTTGCACacctgggataaatcctacttcGTTGTGGTGTGTGATTTTCTCTATATGTTTCTGGATTTGGagcttgtttttattgttgattttggggagagaaagcatgagtgggaaaggggtggggggcaaggtacagaggatccaaagagggctctgtgctgacagcagaggaaccatgagatcatgacctgagccaaagttggacactcaaccaactgagccacccgctGCCACTggagcttatttttatttgtttgtttgtttgtttgtttgtttgtttagagagggagagggagagaaagagggggccCAGGtgaacaaggggcagagaaagagaatcccaggaggggcagaaggagagagagagaagtggggctcgcctgaagtggggctcctgCTCACCGGAAGCCGGCCTTGAGCTCACCCCGAAGTGAGGCTCGAGTGgagcttgtttttaaaatgccgattctggggcacctgggtggctcagtcagttaagcatccgactcttggactcttggtttcggctcaggtcatgatctcgcagtttcgtcagttcgagccccacatcaggctccaagctgacaatgcggaacctgcttgggattctctgtctctgcccctcccctacttgcactatctctgtctctctcaaaataaataaataaactaaaaaaaatttttttgtaataaaaatgaattaataaaataaaatgcagattctccaggggtgcttgggtggctcagtcggttaaacgtccgacttcggctcaggtcatgatcccacggttcgtgggttcgagccccgcgtcgggctctgtgctgacagctcagaacctggagcctgcttcggattctgtgtctccttctgtctctgcccctcccctgctcttactcCGTCTtactgtccctcaaaaataaataaatgtaaaaaaaaaaaaaaaaaaaatttaaaatgcagattctctgaCTCCAGCCCTAGAGCTTAAGATcctgcagggctgggctggggcaaaCTGCTTCCCACGGTTCCTGCAGCCCCTGACCCTTGGCCTGTCCCCCAGCCTTTGATGACCCCTACGCCCTGGTGGTGCTGGCCGAGGAGGAGCTAGTGGTGATTGACCTGAAGGCGGCTGGTTGGCCACCAGTCCAGCCTCCCTACCTGGCCTCCCTTCACTGCTCCGCCATCACCTGCTCCCACCACGTCTCCAACATCCCCCTGAAGCTGTGGGAGCGGATCGTCGCCGCTGGCAGAGAGCAGCACACACACTTCTCCACCATGGTAAGTCTGGCACCAGCCCTGGCCCCACCTCGCGCCAAGCTCTCCCATGGACTTCTTGGTCTCATTCTTTAGGAGTGGCCCATCGATGGTGGTACCAGtctggccccagcccctccccagaggGACCTGCTGCTCACAGGGTAGGTGACTTTCATGGCACTCTCCTCCTGCCAAGTAGAATACGCGGGGTGGGAACAGACCCCAGAGCGGGTGCGTGCCAGTCCCGGGCCTCCCGGGCACCCCTGGCCTGGCATCCCTCACAACTGGCAGGTGGCTCTGCCCGCAGGCACGAGGATGGCACAGTGCGCTTCTGGGACGCCTCCGGTGTCTGCTTACGGCTACTCTACAAACTCAGCACGGTACGGGTGTTCCTCACCGACACAGAGCCCAGCGAGAACCTCAATGCCCAGGGCGAGGATGAGTGGCCCCCACTCCGCAAGGTGAGGCCGGGAGCCTGGAAACCAGGCAGGGCAAGGACAGGCTGGGTCTCGTGCTTATGGCCACTCGCGGACCTCCTCTCCCTTGTCAGGTGGGCTCCTTCGACCCCTACAGTGATGATCCGAGGCTGGGAATCCAGAAGATTTTCCTCTGCAAATACAGTGGCTACCTGGCTGTGGCGGGCACGGCAGGGCAGGTagcaggctgggctggggcagggggtgcagTTAGGAGGAGTGATCAGGGGACTTTGGGCGGTGTCCAAGGATTGGGGGGCAGCAAGGACAGACACCAGCCTCCCGGGCACCCATTGAAGATGTCGCCAGGACCATCACCGACTCTTGTGGCTCTTGTGCTTTTCCCAGTGGATAGAGGTTGCCTGGTCCCATTAGAGACAGGCCTTTGGGATGATTGTTTCTCCTCCAGAAACCAGGATTAAGGGCCAGGGATCGGGAAAGGCCTTCCAGCTCTCCTTGGGCCCTAGGCTTTGGTGTGGGTCCCAGGTCCTTCACTCTCCCACTCTCAGGGTCCCTGTGGTCCCGCTATTCCTTGGtgctgggcggggggtgggggggtggctcagcccacctgccccccacccccccccccaccccaggtgctgGTGCTGGAACTGAATGACGAGGAGGCGGAGCATGCCGTGGAGCAGGTGGAGGCCGACCTGCTGCAGGACCAGGAGGGCTACCGCTGGAAGGGCCACGAGCGCCTGTGTGCCCGCCCGGGGCCCGTGCGTTTTGAGCCCGGCTTCCAGCCCTTCGTGTTGGTGCAGTGCCAGCCCCCGGCCGTGGTCACCTCCTTGGCCTTGCACTCTGAGTGGCGGCTCGTGGCCTTTGGCACAAGCCACGGTTTTGGCCTCTTTGACCACCAGCAGCGGCGGCAGGTCTTTGTCAAGTGAGCAGCCCTCCCGGGGTGGCCAGGGCCTGAGTCTAGGGCTGGTGCTGGGCAAACACCCTGGGGCCCTGGCAGCACTGATGTCCTGATGTTCCCCCCAGGTGCACGCTGCACCCCAGTGACCAGCTGGCTTTGGAGGGCCCCCTGTCCCGTGTGAAGTCCCTAAAGAAGTCCCTGCGCCAGTCCTTCCGCCGGATACGGCGTAGCCGGGTGTCAAGCCGGAAGCGGCGGCCAGCTGGTCCCCCTGGGGAGGTGAGGCCGAGACCGGCCACGAGCCCGGGGCGGCTGGCAGCAGGTCCAAACTAGCCCTCCCTCCCCCGTGGCTTTGGCTGCAAGCACCGAGCAGGCTCACGTCCTGCCCCGCTGCCCACTAGCTCTGTGGCCTCGGACACACACACGTtgcatctctgggcctcagcttccccaagTGTAGAGGGTTAAGTCTTCAGTTAGTATCACCGGGTGGGCAGTGGCCATCTTCCCCTGGAAGGACTGGTGCTGGGCAATTGGATCGCCCCAGGAAGGGGAGGCCAGAGCCCCCTTCAGCCTGACCAAACCCACTGCAGGTGCCGGAGGGAGGCGCCAGGGCTGAGCGGACAGGTACGCAGAACATGGAGCTGGCCCCTGTGCAGCGTAAGATCGAGGCTCGCTCAGCAGAGGACTCCTTCACGGGATTCGTCCGGACCCTCTACTTTGCTGACACCTATCTGAGGGACAGTGAGTGGCCAGCCTGAGGTGTGGGGGGCCCAGGAGAGCACCCTTTGGCCTGAGGGCGTGTTGGAGGCTGCTGCCCGGCCTGGCTGGGAGCATGGGGAGACCCGatcctctgcctgcctctttctctcccgTGCCTGGGTCTCCAAGGCAGGTTGCCCTGGCTTCATACTCAGCCTCCACCACTCTAGAAGTGTGACCTTGGACGTGTCACTTAACCTGGGGTCAGCTTCTCTCCTGTAAAGTGGAGGAATATCTTCCTCCAAGAGTGCCTGCTAGTACCCAGTGTGCCCTGCAGAAGCTCCCTGCCGCCCGCCCACCGCGGcaagagtggggtgggggtatCTGCTGCTGTATCTTCAGGGCCGAGCTGTCCCGGGTTCAAGACCACCTGTGCCTGGGTCCCTTAGTGGTCAGAGAGCCTTCCCAGCTCTTCCCGTCTATACCCCCAGGAAATAGGCAGGGCCCATAGCCATTccgttttacagaggaggaaacagacttACAAGGTTTGCTAGCTTGACCTTGGGGTCACACAGGTTGTGAGTGGCAATGCCAGGACATCAGCCCAGGTCACCTGGCTCCACCTGACCCCCGGAACTGTGGGTTAGATACAAACCTTTGCTTCCTGGCAGGCTCCCGCCACTGCCCCTCGCTGTGGGCTGGCACCAACGGTGGTACGGTCTATGCCTTTGCCCTGCGTGTGCCCCCCACCGAGCGGAGAATGGATGAGCCCGTGCGGGCCGAGCAGGGTGAGTGctgggcagggggagagcagagggtcCTTATCTGcctgggatgggatggggtggggtggggtctgtagtctcaccctccaccccaccatCAACCACCACTTGCCTCTTTCCCTGCAGCCAAGGAGATCCAGCTGATGCACCGAGCGCCCGTGGTGGGCATCCTGGTGCTGGATGGACATAGCGTCCCCCTTCCTGAGCCCCTGGAGGTGGCCCATGACCTGTCAAAGAGCCCAGACATGCAGGGAAGCCACCAGCTGCTTGTGGTGTCAGAAGAACAGTTCAAGGTGTTGCTTGGATGGAGGCGGGGCTCCCTGGGGATCCCTGGGACATCTGGGGAGTGCAGATCCTGGGCACAAATGACAGTGGCCGGGATTCACTTAAAGTTGTATTTGCAGCTGGTATGTGACAGACTACCGAGGCACTGAAAAGGAGAGGGGTAGAGATCCTGGGTCCCGGGGTCAGCACGGGGGCACTGAAGCGGGACCTGTGTCAATAGGGGGGACGGAAAacacagacatggaaataagTAGCCCTGGTGTCCCTTCCCGGTCAAAGCGTAGTGGCCGCATGTCCGAGCACTGAGCGGGCACAGAGACTGGGCAGTCGTTGCTGGGGAGTAGGGCCCTGTGACGGCACCAGGCACGGAAGCCATGGGTGTGAGCCGTGCCTTGTCCCCCCAGGTGTTCACGCTGCCCAAGGTGAGCGCCAAGCTGAAGCTGAAGCTGACCGCTCTGGAGGGCTCGCGGGTGCGGCGGGTCAGCGTGGCCCACTTCGGCAGCTGTCGAGCCGAGGACTACGGGGAGCACCACCTGACTGTCCTCACCAACCTGGGTGACGTCCAGGTGGTCTCGCTGCCCCTGCTCAAGCCCCAGGTTCGGTACAGCTGCATCCGCCGGGAGGATGTCAGCGGCATTGCCTCTTGCGTCTTCACCAAATACGGCCAAGGTGGGCACAGCGGGGGCGGGCAGGCGGGTGCGAGCAGCCGGGGGCTGGGCGGGGTGGGGACTCCCGCTGCGCTGCCAGGGGCTGCTGGGAAGGGCAGCTTGGGGTGTTGCGGCCAAGGCCAGGCTGGACTGACTGACTTCAGAGAACTTTTGAGGGAGGCCCCGGCCCCTCGTTCCTCCTGGGAGGAAAGTCCCGTCAGCAGCTGCAGGGCCTGGGAGCCATGGGCTGGCCTCACCTCCAGgcttctccttccccccccccaggATTCTACCTGATCTCACCCTCAGAGTTTGAgcgcttctctctctccaccaagTGGCTGGTTGAGCCCCGGTGTCTGGTGGAttcagcagaaaccaagagccacaGCTGCCCCCGCAACGGATCAGGCCCAGAGAAGGTCTCAGGCCAAGCCAGGTCGGTAAAAGGACAGGTGGCCTTTGCCCTGGCCCCTCTCCTCTGAGCTAAGCCCACCCTCCTGGCtctggctccctgcccccccttcATATGCCCCTCCCTCTCATGGAAGCTGCCATCCAGGGCAGAGCTTGGTTTATCACCCTGGCTCAAGGTGGGCCAGGTTAGTTGACCTCATT
This region includes:
- the LLGL2 gene encoding LLGL scribble cell polarity complex component 2 isoform X5; translation: MRRFLRPGHDPARERLKRDLFQFNKTVEHGFPHQPSALGYSPSLRILAIGTRSGAVKLYGAPGVEFMGLHRENNAVVQIYFLPGQCQLVTLLDDNSLHLWSLKVRGGVSELQEDESFTLRGPPGAAPSATQITVVLPHSSRELLYLGTESGTVFAVQLPAFRTLGDRTIGSDAVLQGLPEDARHRRVFEMVEALQEHPRDPNQVLIGYSRGLIVVWDLRGSCVLGHFLSSQQLENVCWQRDGHLIVSCHSDGSYCQWPVSSDTQHSEPLRNCVPYGPFPCKAITKIFWLITKQGLPFTIFQGGMPRASYGDRHCISVVHDGQQTAFDFTSRVIDFTVLAEADPASAFDDPYALVVLAEEELVVIDLKAAGWPPVQPPYLASLHCSAITCSHHVSNIPLKLWERIVAAGREQHTHFSTMEWPIDGGTSLAPAPPQRDLLLTGHEDGTVRFWDASGVCLRLLYKLSTVRVFLTDTEPSENLNAQGEDEWPPLRKVGSFDPYSDDPRLGIQKIFLCKYSGYLAVAGTAGQVLVLELNDEEAEHAVEQVEADLLQDQEGYRWKGHERLCARPGPVRFEPGFQPFVLVQCQPPAVVTSLALHSEWRLVAFGTSHGFGLFDHQQRRQVFVKCTLHPSDQLALEGPLSRVKSLKKSLRQSFRRIRRSRVSSRKRRPAGPPGEVPEGGARAERTGTQNMELAPVQRKIEARSAEDSFTGFVRTLYFADTYLRDSSRHCPSLWAGTNGGTVYAFALRVPPTERRMDEPVRAEQAKEIQLMHRAPVVGILVLDGHSVPLPEPLEVAHDLSKSPDMQGSHQLLVVSEEQFKVFTLPKVSAKLKLKLTALEGSRVRRVSVAHFGSCRAEDYGEHHLTVLTNLGDVQVVSLPLLKPQVRYSCIRREDVSGIASCVFTKYGQGFYLISPSEFERFSLSTKWLVEPRCLVDSAETKSHSCPRNGSGPEKVSGQARNSGSQSDGEGVLKEIQSTLEGDRGSYGDWRSQRAATGYSLSNGGAE
- the LLGL2 gene encoding LLGL scribble cell polarity complex component 2 isoform X2: MRRFLRPGHDPARERLKRDLFQFNKTVEHGFPHQPSALGYSPSLRILAIGTRSGAVKLYGAPGVEFMGLHRENNAVVQIYFLPGQCQLVTLLDDNSLHLWSLKVRGGVSELQEDESFTLRGPPGAAPSATQITVVLPHSSRELLYLGTESGTVFAVQLPAFRTLGDRTIGSDAVLQGLPEDARHRRVFEMVEALQEHPRDPNQVLIGYSRGLIVVWDLRGSCVLGHFLSSQQLENVCWQRDGHLIVSCHSDGSYCQWPVSSDTQHSEPLRNCVPYGPFPCKAITKIFWLITKQGLPFTIFQGGMPRASYGDRHCISVVHDGQQTAFDFTSRVIDFTVLAEADPASAFDDPYALVVLAEEELVVIDLKAAGWPPVQPPYLASLHCSAITCSHHVSNIPLKLWERIVAAGREQHTHFSTMEWPIDGGTSLAPAPPQRDLLLTGHEDGTVRFWDASGVCLRLLYKLSTVRVFLTDTEPSENLNAQGEDEWPPLRKVGSFDPYSDDPRLGIQKIFLCKYSGYLAVAGTAGQVLVLELNDEEAEHAVEQVEADLLQDQEGYRWKGHERLCARPGPVRFEPGFQPFVLVQCQPPAVVTSLALHSEWRLVAFGTSHGFGLFDHQQRRQVFVKCTLHPSDQLALEGPLSRVKSLKKSLRQSFRRIRRSRVSSRKRRPAGPPGEVPEGGARAERTGTQNMELAPVQRKIEARSAEDSFTGFVRTLYFADTYLRDSSRHCPSLWAGTNGGTVYAFALRVPPTERRMDEPVRAEQAKEIQLMHRAPVVGILVLDGHSVPLPEPLEVAHDLSKSPDMQGSHQLLVVSEEQFKVFTLPKVSAKLKLKLTALEGSRVRRVSVAHFGSCRAEDYGEHHLTVLTNLGDVQVVSLPLLKPQVRYSCIRREDVSGIASCVFTKYGQGFYLISPSEFERFSLSTKWLVEPRCLVDSAETKSHSCPRNGSGPEKVSGQARNSGSQSDGEERRPGPVMEHALLNDERAMATGDLSERPRVTASAMGEQSEQVAGPGYAMNTHY